The nucleotide window ATTTAGCGCGCAAGAAGGTCAAACAGATAATCCATTTGTGCCAAGAAGGGATGAAAGTGGAATCTCCTGCAAGCATGCGCGATGTGTTGTAATGATTTTAGTGGGCGACCTCCCAATTCGAGGCAGCATACAAAATAGGGGATATGAAAATGGGCACATGCGGGTAGATGCATATGATAGTTATGCGTTTGAATAtgccctcttttttttttcttttttttctttctcctttttgcttataTCTTACTCGTTAAAATGTTACAAGGGGAAGGGACACAAATTAATCGAGCGTCCGTTTAACTCTCGTTGAACTTATCCGCAATTTTAAGTGTCACGGAAAATGGCACAACAGGCAAAACGATCATGTTAATTGGTATGGGAATTCACATGAGGCGAAAAAGCGGCACACGCCCAAGCCAACCATGGAACTTGAAAGAATTatcaaaaatgggaactttataaaaaagcgtttaaaagggggagtaTACCCGAGTGCACAACAGGGTGTGTGCTCGAAAATGCTTTGAGCATATGGCCGATCAgatttgcaaattttaccCCATCGTCATAATGTTCAagagaaaggggaaaactccGCGCATATTCCCCATgttgaacattttttagcaCCCCGTTTAGCTCAGCACAacatatttgataaaaaaaaaaaaaaaaaaaaaaaagaaagaaagaaatgcTTACCCATTACATTTAacgcttttaaaatatgaccaCCATCGACATGTCAACTTGAGCACTTTGAAAATGAGTGATATGTGCTAAATCGCCAAAtctgaatattttttaaaaaggggtgcCACTGcgtataaattaaaataccTCCAAGTGAGAAGACCAAAAGGAGATGAAAACGATCAGTATAAtatggccattttttttaattgccaAATGTTGCCACAGTTGGTTAGCGAGCCGTTCCATGTTCAGATGCTCCTCCGGATATGAAAATGTGtgcgcgtttttttcattgaCACATGTgcgatgttaaaaaatagtttccccattttgtccttttctccctttagagtatttttgcaaaagagggtgaaaaacggggaaaatgATCGTATGGACAGGTTTATGCTAGAGTGCATAACTTTGTTAGCCGCtgctcaaaatgggaacaaatgAGTGTGTCCCCTTTtagtacatattttatagaaacgaaaaggaaggtCCCCAAAAAAGGACCCACTTACGTATGTGACGTATAATGCTTTACTTGGACAGCAAAATTTAAGGGGGGACACTAAACGAAACAATTTCTAAATTTTGCTGTCCGTCCATTTTGTCGCACGTTTCACCAATTGAGgaattaaaatgattaatGCTAATGTGGGCGCTGCGGAAtgagcacatttttatgtgataaatttatctatttttttttctttttagccAAGGAAGGGTCCTATTTTATAAGACAACCAGGTCGAATCCGTTCAATGCTTCTAACCCGATTCGCTCGCATAAATGTTAGGGTTGTTTATGCCTTCCTAGATAGGTACAAAAAGTTGAAGTGGGCAAAGGAGGAAGGGGGTGGTCATCATTATGATCCCCCCAAAGCTTAGTAATAaagtttatatttaaaaagtcAAGACGTtattttagcttttttttttttcttattttcacACGCTTGGTATGATCATTCAAGGGATATTTCGAGCTGACGACTCGACTTAGTAGCACTTGCGTTTTGACCGCGAAGGGTGTATGCAAAATGATACGCTTAGGGAGTCAAATATtcgccccccctttgttgcTTCTACGTGAAAATTTGAGCTaatttttactctttttaaaaagaggtaataataaaatgtaggCTGtccgtttttatttaaccctaatgttcttttcttttcgcaCCATATTTGGAATCGCgcaaaggtaaaaaaaaaaaaatgcgggACTCGCATTCTAAGTGACAGTCCGTTCACTCGTTACCAAACAACAGAACAATTCGCGCAAGCAGATTGGCAAACGATTGACAATGAATATGAATAGTTGCGTTTATCCTATGCGGTATACTCTTCGCATTAGagcattttccccttttaaccAAATGGTgagccattttttgtttacacTCAAAAATAgaagtgtatttttatttgctccTCAGCGTACTTAAATGTGACTAGCAAAATGACGCTAGTATTAATGCGTGGTGAAGTTCagtccattttttgtattatgttaaaaattttacttagCCCTTTCCTCACAATGAATTGAGGAAACATAATTAGAAAGTTTGAAAAGATTGTGTAGCAGTTTCTTCCCGCCAAATGTCCGCCCGTTTTAAAAGCACTACCACGAAAGGGAGACAACAGGTGattggaaaaaggaaaggttTTACAGTATTGAGGCAGATGGCTGtacccattttgcaatttttgaaAGTGCCCAAATATTACGCATCATGAATTCGCCTACCAGTTTATAAGCGCAACTGTGCACATCTAAGTGAGCGGACGTACTATATATAACACCGTGGGGGGAACCCGTTATAACCTTTTAAGCATAATAAAAGAGATGCCCCCTTTTAGTTTTCTTCACAGGGGTTCCTTTCATTAGTTTATTGGtgtaaagaagaaaagcagTTCATAACGGGCACATTAATTTAGTGGGCCCCCCCCCTAATGCGCCAAATTTTATAGTTAaccttaaaaaggggggaggggcgaaTGGAATATAGGCCACTCCACTCAGATGattaaaaaagttgcaaaaatatCTTTCCACATTGCTCATTAGTAACAACTGGtccttaaaaaatgtttaaaagaaTAATCCCCATTTGGGCTTTATCGGGTTTAGCTACATTTAAACGGGGTTATGGTTGTCCACggtgaattatatattttttaatgtgctTGCCAGTttaggggaagaaaaaagttgCTAAATGGGGTAGCGCAGACGATAAAATGAAGGCATAATTTTTCGTCCCTGCAGTGTAATGTGTAAGTACTATTTTACTGAATTAAAGTtaaagttttctttttttttttaacatttaaaatttaatgctACCTATCAGATTACACgttagtattttttttttgaaaaataataagcatatataatatggcTCGCCCCAATGCGATAAATGCGCTTATGATTTCTTCacaaatgtaatatatatgcattcacttcattttatatatatatatatatttttttcgctttacTTTTTGGTTGCCCTTGCACGCAGAATAAGTCCAATTTTTAtagcaattcttttttagcATTTGCTCGCATCTATTCGTTTAATTAACATTCGTCACGCTATAATGCAAAACGCAAATGCTGGCAGAAGTGAATGCCTAAAGCAGCTGTTTCATTTTGGTAAcggttattattattattattattaaaaaagaggacgaaaagataattttttaaagcttCTTTTGACAGCCAGGAAGCATACAAAAACAGCgtgatttttttgtgctaccactgttcagcaaaatataaaaaaaagcactgAAAGAAAACGCGCCGAGCATGGCCATCACAACTATATCTTGGCACTGTtgcgaattaaaaaaaaaataatgcattaAAGGAATGGACGTATTATGaatgcgatttttttttttttttttgtataaagacatttaaaaaattgttaagctGTCTTCGCGAAtaatatttgtttaaaaatatgaaagtgGGCTAAGAATTGtcctttaaaataaaaacaccgTCGCGATACAGATTCGCGTCCGCATCCGTGCTTATATGATAAGGTATGCGtaacttaaaattaaagattattttttttctttcctgaAGTTATTATGCATTTAAgggtattatttttattttaaaaaataccatataataaaaaaaaaaaaaaaaaaaaaaaagcatactCCAGGATTAATCACTTTGGTTAATATATAGATTATATTCTTGGGTGTATATATaatgggtattttttttaattgaatagaaaaaaaatactcgtatgcataataaaatacatatttataattatattatacgtagtactttttaaaaaagaagagagcTAAGATAACATTTGTGGTGCACTATTTTTTCTGATTTTTCATGTCGTTTCATATGATTATTTAGATTAcgtatattttcatattcattttaggaattaaaaagttacaagtcttttttttgttttttttgtcttttttttgtcttttttttgtccttttttttttcttttctgaaTGGTTTCATCACCAAgacgaatttttaaaagggaaaaaaaaaaaaaattataatttaactAATAAATagacattaaaaaaaaaaatcgttttgcattatttttaatccATAAAATATTAAGGCGTGCAGTCGAGCAATTCTACCACAGAGAAAAAAgaccatttatttttttatttcattttgacgTTGTAACTTGAAAGAAATACAAGATGAAAGGAATAATGAATGGTTCCCTTTATTTAAGGAAAATTTCCCTGTGTTCTATTTTCGTATTGGCATATCTCAGTTCTGCTAAGGTAAGATAAAGACGCGTTGAAGAGCGCTGTCTGTCGCCCTTGCGCAATGCGTTGCTCGTCTGAGCGTGCACGGGCAGATCAGTAGGCAGACAAATAGACAGCctataaaatgaataaacttGTACATAATATGTACGCGCGTGGGAGATATGCTACCCCGCTTACGCCGTTTAAGCCATTTACGCCTTATCATCCCTTTCCCCTTCCATTAAGTGCGCGTACCGAGACGAATCTGACATATTGTACAGCGACGACTCCAGATCCGATTTAGCAAGCAACGGGGCACCCACCGACAGCTACGAATCTTTAACAGCAAGTAGTGAGTCTCTAGCAGAAAGCAACGATGCACCCAGCAACAGCTATGAATCTTTTCCAGAAATTAGAGAAAATCTAACCGCAAGTGAGGAATCCCTAACATCATGTGAGGAATCCCTAACAGGAAGTAATGAATCCCTAACAGGAAGTAATGAATCCCTAACAGGAAGTAATGAATCCCTAACAGGAAGTAATGAATCCCTAACAGGAAGTAATGAATCCCTAACAGAAAGTAGAGAATCTCTAGAGGCCAGTAGAGAATCGCTAAGAGCAAGTAGAGAGTCTCTAGCGGCCAGTAGAGAATCCCTGAACGACTTTTGTGGGAGCGAAGAATCAGTAGCATTCGAAGGAGAGCCAAATGAAAAGACATTCATGGGAGACGTCTTAAGTGGTGGAGAATGTGAGAATAGTCTCTCAAGAGAAGATTTATTTCATATAGAAGTAGGATCCGAAGAATCGCTAGATGATGCctcaaaatataatttccaAAAGGATTTATCAACTAGCGATAATAGTTCATTCGAAGATGATCAGTCATTGAAAAGGGGACTCAAAAGGAACAGCTCAGTATCTAGTCTGGACAGCGATATgggaagttataaaaataaaagttatagACACAGATTGGATATATATTCGGACCTACCTAGAAGGCCAATACATGGGGATAATGCACCacaagaaaaggagaaatgtCTGGATTTCAAAGAACTTCTAGAGAGAGAAAGGAACAACCACCAAAGGAATagtgtaaatataaaattaaaaaatatatacggAGAAGAACAATTGTATAATGTGAAGAAAGATAGctttattgtaaaattgaTATACTATTTGCCGTTTGGCCCAATTGTTACAATGATAATGATAGGCTTTATTCTACTCTGGTCAACGCCCTGGActggttttatttttatagggTGTAGCTCTATTATATTACCAGCTTTGTTATACGCGATGCAttcaaacaaaaaacaattcGAACGTGTATttggaaaagggagaaaaaagccaatgaaggtaaaaaaaggaggcggGAAAATATCTagattttttaaagaagtaGACAAATTCTTGTTTGACGATTTGGATGGTTATTAATTGATAAACCGAGTTGGGATCATTTCTTAATGTTATTCTTATGAatcattaaaattgtaatttaGGCGCTTGCTATCAGTTTGGGAATCTTCTGTTCAGAAGTAAAAGCATGTGAGCAGTTATAACCTTTTTTCTGGTTTGCAAACATGTGTATACACgataaatttgtatatatgttcatatttttgtagGCAATTCTGAAATAGACTAATGCCACTAGGATAGGTTCTATTTCAATGCAGCATCGCCGTCTTTTttctaataatttttttttttttctttttttttatatgtctTCTGAGGTTTACCTTTATGGTAGAATTACACCCTCGCCTCTTTCATTTCACTGCTACTCCATTTCTCCATGTTTCTGTAAGAATGATACGCACCTTTTGTGTGCTTCCTAAATTGTAAATTCTTAATGAAATACTTCGATGCACCACTGtctatattattaattttgttttagaaaaaattaaacttattttatcattttattgaaaatttttaacaacaaTGAGATGGCTATGAAACGCTTCATGCGCATGTTTCTCTTTTGAGAAATCTTCGAAGGCGCTTGCTTAGggtaattaaaaagaacGAATCACCATTTAGAGAATTAAAAGGTGTCCACTTGCTAGctgtatttttaattatccaACTGCGTGGCTACCCTTTTTTACACTATTGCGAAGGATGGGGGGAACTAAGCGTCTAAAACAGTGTTTCATTGTTTGGCAAAAAggtgtgttattttttagggAAACACAAAATTGCTATCTGGAAAGGCATATTTAAATGAATGCAAATAATAACTAAATTAACAAATGATTTggtttgtttttctcttcattttgctcttcttaTTTGATAtcataaaaagggggaattaTTCAAATGTGTAGTGATGCCATTCTTTCTTTgtgactatttttttttggaaaggtTAACGTGCGGCATGGTAATCCAAGTGCCACTACAGTTAGCGCTAAtagagtgttttttttttttcacaagcAGCTGCTTCACCTTTGCAGGAAC belongs to Plasmodium vivax chromosome 3, whole genome shotgun sequence and includes:
- a CDS encoding hypothetical protein (encoded by transcript PVX_096055A), with protein sequence MKGIMNGSLYLRKISLCSIFVLAYLSSAKCAYRDESDILYSDDSRSDLASNGAPTDSYESLTASSESLAESNDAPSNSYESFPEIRENLTASEESLTSCEESLTGSNESLTGSNESLTGSNESLTGSNESLTGSNESLTESRESLEASRESLRASRESLAASRESLNDFCGSEESVAFEGEPNEKTFMGDVLSGGECENSLSREDLFHIEVGSEESLDDASKYNFQKDLSTSDNSSFEDDQSLKRGLKRNSSVSSLDSDMGSYKNKSYRHRLDIYSDLPRRPIHGDNAPQEKEKCLDFKELLERERNNHQRNSVNIKLKNIYGEEQLYNVKKDSFIVKLIYYLPFGPIVTMIMIGFILLWSTPWTGFIFIGCSSIILPALLYAMHSNKKQFERVFGKGRKKPMKVKKGGGKISRFFKEVDKFLFDDLDGY